ACCCTGGTGCGCGCCCTGCGCTGGCACGGCCACCAGGTCACGCTGCATCGCCACCTGCCGCGGCGCGGCATGGCCGAACAACGCCACTTTCTGCTGACACAGAGCAGCGCCCCCTATGTCCATTTTCTGGACGACGATGTGGTGCTGGCGCCGCAGGTCATGGAGCGCATGCTGCGCGTGATCCAGCAGGAGGGCTGCGGCTTCGTGGGTTGTCCCGCCGCCGGGCTGGTCCATCTGGATGACGTGCGGCCGCATCAGCAGGGCATCGAGCTGTGGGACGGACCGGTGCACCCCGAGCCACTCACGCCCGCCACGCTGCCGCAGATCTGGCACCGGCACCTGGTCAACAACGCGGCCAATCCGCTGCATCTGGAGCAGCGCCTCGCCCCCGACGGCCAGACGTTGCGCTATAAGGTTGCCTGGATCGGCGGGGCCAATGTGCTCTACGATCGGCAGAAGCTGCTCAGCGTGGGCGGCTTTTCCTGGTGGGAGCGCCTGCCGCCCGATCATGCGGGCGAAGAAGTCGTGGTCCAGTTGCTCCTGATGCGCACGTACGGCGGCTGTGGCGTGCTGCCCTGCGGCACCTACCACCTCGGCCTGCCGACCAACGTTCCAGCACGCACGCGCAACGCCATCGAGTTGTTCGGACAACTGATCGAGGAGTTCGATGTTCAACCCATGCGTCCTACCGCGCCGTCGCGGCACGACTCACAGACGTTGCTCAACGAACGGACGGTCTGACGGCGACTGGGTGAATATTCTCTGCTTCAGCGCACGGAGAGCCTGATCCAGGCTGACTGCCGCACGACTTGGCGCCATCGGTTTCGGTAGTGATACCAATCTTCGATCAGGCCGCCTTTCCGCGGCGAGCCATCGACAGCCTGCCGGCGCAAACCCCGAGCGACTGGGAACTGATCGACGAGGGCGCGCCGGATGCTACACCCCTGCTGCTCCAGCCCTCCCTGGCCGATGCGCGCATCCGCTCCATATGACTGGAGCGTAACCGTTCCCGCGCCTGAAGGATGTGGACCTGGCGTTGCGCCCGCCGCGCTCTATGCTACACTAGAGAAGGAGTGAACCGATCATGCCCGAGGCAAGGAGTTCTAGCGATGGCCAACATCGAACGCACCGCCAACGCCGTCTGGAGCGGCTCGCTGCGCGAAGGCAACGGCCAGATCAGCACCAGCAGCGGCGTGCTCCAGAACACGCCCTACAGCTTCCACACGCGCTTCGAGCAGCAGCCGGGCACCAATCCGGAGGAGCTGATCGCCGCGGCGCATGCTGCCTGCTTCAGCATGGCGCTCTCGGCGACGCTGTCGCGCCAGGGCTACACGCCCGAGCGCATCGCCACCGAGGCGACCTGCGTGCTGGAGCCGCAGCAGCCCAGCGGCTTCAAGATCACCACGATCCGCCTGCGCACCGAGGCCAGCGTGCCCGGCATCGATGATGCCACCTTCCAGCAGGCCTTCCAGACCGCCAAAGAGACCTGCCCGGTCTCCCAGGCGCTGAGCGCTATCCGCATTGAGGGCGAAGGCCGGCTGGTCTAACACCTCCGAGTACCGGCCAACGCAACAGGGGCGATCCGGCGTGGATCGCCCCCGCGGTTGTTGGCCACCCAGCGCTACGGCGCGACGCGCGGGATGCGGCAGGCCCACCCGAAGGTGGAGTGCGCAACCGAAAACTCGGCTGCCGGCACCGTCGTCGCCGACTCATCGGCAAGCCAGCGCTTGCGCACGGGCGCCTTTTTGCCGGGCGCATCCGCCGCCGGTCGTTCGATGCGCAGAATGTCGATCCCGCGCGCCAGATCAACGGTGTAGATGATGTCCCCCGCCGGCGCGGTCGGCGACCAGTAGGCCGCCCAGGTTTCGGTCACCGGCATTACGAAGTAGCCCACCTGCTTGATGTTGGCGGGATCGCGCACGTCCAGAATGCGCGTGCCCTGCTCGTACCAACCCTGCGCCACCAGCCCGCGATCTTCGTCAAAATAGTGTGCCGAGCACAGGATCGTCGCCGGCGCTTTGCCCTGCAGCGCGGTCAGCTCGTTCAGCTCAGTGGTCCATGCGTCAAGGTTGGTCAACACCGCCGGCGTCACGGGCGAGAGCTCGCCCTGGATGCGCCAGGTCTGGAACGAGCCGGCGTCCTGACAGGTGGGCCGCGCATAATCCTCTTCGGTGATCAGCACCACAGCACCGGGGATCGGCTTGCCCTTGGGATTGGTCTTGGCCGGTCGCCAGGAGTTGTGATGAATAAAGTCGTTGAGCGGGCCGCTGGTTGCCGAAGCGTCAGTCTGAGCCACCAGCACCGGCGCCAGCGGATTGGTCACATCGTAGGCCGCCGTGCCCAGTCCGCCAACGATCCAGGCCAGGCCGCCGGCATCCACCTGCACGTCGTGCGTAGCGATGCCGGTGATCGGCGGCTTGAACTCGCCGGCGATCACCGGCGCATCCGGGTTGCGCAGATCGAGAATGCCGATACCGCGGCTGGTACCGGCCAGGTAGGCGAACTGGCACGCTTTGATGCAGGTGACGGTGTGGCTTGGCAGCCCGCTGGTGACGATCGTAGAAGTGCCGATCGGAAAGATCGTGCGCAGACGCGGGCTGGCCGGATTGGAGATATCGAAGATGTACAGCACCGCCGCGCTCTCGGATCGGTCGTTGGCGATCAGCAGCAGGTTGCCGCCGATCGACACGTCCTCGTTTTCGAAGTGCGGCAGGGGTGTAAAGCTGGTGAGCCGCGGCCGCGCCGGATCGGCAATGTCGAAGGTCGACAGACCCTCGACACCGGTGACGTACATGTAGTGGTCGCGGAAGTTGGCGCCGATCGCGCCCGCGATCGGCAGCGTGCCCAGCAGCGTGATGTTGTCCGAGATCAGCGGCAGGTCGCCATCGACGATGGTGATCGCTTCTGCCGTCGCGCGTGCCGGCAGGCCCAGCAGGCCGATGAACAGCGCTACCAGCGCGGACAGCGCCGACCAGGTCCACCTGCGGGATTGCGGCTGCATAGCTCCCTCCTCGTGCCTGAGCTTGAGACACGCCGGCCGCGATCGGCAGTGATCGCGGCCGGCGCCGGTGTAGCCCTACTTGCCGCGGCCCACCACGTACTCGATCGTGGCGCTGCCGGTATAGGCCTCGGCCAGCGTCAGATAGCCGCGCGCTTCGACGCGGTGCGTGCCCGCGGGTAGATAACTGCCGTCCAGCGTGGTGACGGTGGTCTGCTCTTCGGCGGTCAGGCCCTGCGCCGACGAACCTTCCTGCGCGCCGGCGGGATCATACACGTACAGATCGAGATCAACCACCGGATTGCTCCAGGCGATCTTGACCGTCATCTTGATCGCCCGGTCGCTCACCTGCACATCCTTCCAGTCCGACTGATACACATCCGCCACCGAGGGACCGACCACGCCGTTCCAGGTGATGGTCTGGCTGATGGTCTTGTAGGTCTTGCCGTCCTTGCCCTTGACCTGACCATACTTGGGCGAGGTGATCTTCGCCTCGGCGACCGCCTGGTAGGCGTTGACGTAGCCCGCGCCCACTTCAAACTCTTGATAACCCGGCATTGGCGTCGCGGTCTTGACCAGCAGATCCTTGAGGATGTCCGGTCCCAGGCGCGAATTGGCCTCGAGCATCAGCGCCAGCACGCCGGAAACATGCGGCGTGGCCATCGAGGTGCCGCTCATGGTGGTGTAGTAGGGGATCCAGGCCGGATTGATGCTGGCATCGTCGGTCACGCCCAGCACCGGCAGCACGGTGTTCAGGCCGCGCGTCGAGACGATGTTCACGCCTGGCGCGGTGATGGTGGGATGGTAGAGCGCATCGCCCGGAATGCCACGCGACGAGAAGTCGGCCAGCGTTTTGCCGTCTTTGTTGCCTGCCGCCACGCCGATCACCCAGGGCGCGACCGCGTAGGGATTGAGCGTGTTCTGAGCCGGCCCTTCGTTGCCGGCGGCGAAGACCACAGTAATGCCCTGATCATGCGCCAGCTTGCTGGCGACGTTGATCGGATCGCCGGGCGAGAACGCGCCGCTGCTGCCCCACGAGTTGGAGATCACTTTGATGTTGTATTTGGCGGCGTTGGCCAGCACATAGTCGAAGCTCTGCAGCGCGAAGAGGATGAACAGGGCATCGCCCGCGCCGATGCCGATCAGATGCGCGCCCGGCGCAACACCGGTGTAGTAGCCGCCACTGGCCGTGCCGCGTCCGGCGATCGTGCCGGCGACGTGCGTGCCATGTCCGCTGGTGGTGTCGCTGTTGGGCAGGTTTTCGACAATGACCGTGTCGCCGCTGAAGAAGTTCGGCCCGACAATTTTGACGTTCTGCACCGTCACCGTGCCAAACGTCAGGTCGGGATGGGTCGCGTCGATGCCGCTGTCGATCACTGCGACACCCACGCCCTTGCCGGTGTAGCCCAGCTCGCGCCAGACGCGATCCGCGCCGATCAGCGGCACGCTCTCGTGCAGCAGGTAGCGGAGCTGCTTGTTGTAGTAGGCCGAGACCAGACCCGGCAGCGACAGCGCGGCGCGCACCTGCGCGGGCGTGCCCTGCACCGCCAGCATCGGCAGCACGCTGAACTCGTGCACCAGCAGTCCCAGCCCGCGCGCTGCCGCCACATCGGTGACCGTGGGTTTATGATCAAAGGTCAGAATCGCCTGCAGGCTGGCGTCCGGCGCGACCCTGGCGAGCTGCTGCGTTAAGAGCGGATCGATCTCGACACCGGCCGCCTGCGCGCGACCAACCGGTAGTCCCACCGCCAGCGCCAGCACCAGCGCCAGCACCGTTCCGATCCAGCGAGCCATCGTGCCCATGACCATCCTCCCCATGCTCGCGACGCTCCGTTGCGTCCGCATTGACACCATGTTTCGTGGTGCTGCAATTGTACCACCACCTTAAATGGTGTCAAATAGCAAGGCACATGCCAGGCGTACCCGAGCGGGCGCCAGGCGCGCAGCGCAAGGGTATGCGTTTCAGCGTTGGGCGAGGGCCAGCAGCAGGGCGGCTGCCGGCCAGGCGAACCAGTGGCGCGAGCGCACCGCGCCGGTGTGGGCATCGCGGGCTTCGGGCAGCGCGCCGTCCCAGGTGGCGCTGGCCAGCAGGCGGCGCAGCGCGGCGAGCAGCGCGGGACGGTCGGCGGTGGCGCGGGCGAACAGCAGCGCCTGCACATCGCCCAGCGGCCAGGGCGCGGGGGTGTGGATCGAGCCCAGCCCCCCCAGCGGTCCGGTATAGAACCCACCCTGGTTGGCCGGGCTGAAGGCAAAGCGCATGGTGGCCTGCCAGACCGGATCGTCGAAGGCGCAAAAGCCCCAGCCTGGCGCCAGCACGGTGGGCAGATCGTTGGCGTCGTGGTAGGCGTGCGCGCTGCCGCGCAGATCGCTGGCGTAGGCGAAGATGCGCGCGCTCGCATGCTCAATCACGAAATGTTGCCAGATGGCGCGCCGGATAGCTTCGGCATGCGCCGCCAGGTCCATG
This is a stretch of genomic DNA from Kallotenue papyrolyticum. It encodes these proteins:
- a CDS encoding glycosyltransferase family 2 protein is translated as MALIDVLIPTCGRKTGLAIVLAGLLGQTFTDFDVIISDQTEAQATYLESHEIQTLVRALRWHGHQVTLHRHLPRRGMAEQRHFLLTQSSAPYVHFLDDDVVLAPQVMERMLRVIQQEGCGFVGCPAAGLVHLDDVRPHQQGIELWDGPVHPEPLTPATLPQIWHRHLVNNAANPLHLEQRLAPDGQTLRYKVAWIGGANVLYDRQKLLSVGGFSWWERLPPDHAGEEVVVQLLLMRTYGGCGVLPCGTYHLGLPTNVPARTRNAIELFGQLIEEFDVQPMRPTAPSRHDSQTLLNERTV
- a CDS encoding glycosyltransferase family A protein; its protein translation is MIPIFDQAAFPRRAIDSLPAQTPSDWELIDEGAPDATPLLLQPSLADARIRSI
- a CDS encoding OsmC family protein gives rise to the protein MANIERTANAVWSGSLREGNGQISTSSGVLQNTPYSFHTRFEQQPGTNPEELIAAAHAACFSMALSATLSRQGYTPERIATEATCVLEPQQPSGFKITTIRLRTEASVPGIDDATFQQAFQTAKETCPVSQALSAIRIEGEGRLV
- a CDS encoding LVIVD repeat-containing protein — protein: MQPQSRRWTWSALSALVALFIGLLGLPARATAEAITIVDGDLPLISDNITLLGTLPIAGAIGANFRDHYMYVTGVEGLSTFDIADPARPRLTSFTPLPHFENEDVSIGGNLLLIANDRSESAAVLYIFDISNPASPRLRTIFPIGTSTIVTSGLPSHTVTCIKACQFAYLAGTSRGIGILDLRNPDAPVIAGEFKPPITGIATHDVQVDAGGLAWIVGGLGTAAYDVTNPLAPVLVAQTDASATSGPLNDFIHHNSWRPAKTNPKGKPIPGAVVLITEEDYARPTCQDAGSFQTWRIQGELSPVTPAVLTNLDAWTTELNELTALQGKAPATILCSAHYFDEDRGLVAQGWYEQGTRILDVRDPANIKQVGYFVMPVTETWAAYWSPTAPAGDIIYTVDLARGIDILRIERPAADAPGKKAPVRKRWLADESATTVPAAEFSVAHSTFGWACRIPRVAP
- a CDS encoding S8 family serine peptidase, which codes for MGTMARWIGTVLALVLALAVGLPVGRAQAAGVEIDPLLTQQLARVAPDASLQAILTFDHKPTVTDVAAARGLGLLVHEFSVLPMLAVQGTPAQVRAALSLPGLVSAYYNKQLRYLLHESVPLIGADRVWRELGYTGKGVGVAVIDSGIDATHPDLTFGTVTVQNVKIVGPNFFSGDTVIVENLPNSDTTSGHGTHVAGTIAGRGTASGGYYTGVAPGAHLIGIGAGDALFILFALQSFDYVLANAAKYNIKVISNSWGSSGAFSPGDPINVASKLAHDQGITVVFAAGNEGPAQNTLNPYAVAPWVIGVAAGNKDGKTLADFSSRGIPGDALYHPTITAPGVNIVSTRGLNTVLPVLGVTDDASINPAWIPYYTTMSGTSMATPHVSGVLALMLEANSRLGPDILKDLLVKTATPMPGYQEFEVGAGYVNAYQAVAEAKITSPKYGQVKGKDGKTYKTISQTITWNGVVGPSVADVYQSDWKDVQVSDRAIKMTVKIAWSNPVVDLDLYVYDPAGAQEGSSAQGLTAEEQTTVTTLDGSYLPAGTHRVEARGYLTLAEAYTGSATIEYVVGRGK